A window of Shumkonia mesophila contains these coding sequences:
- a CDS encoding phosphoenolpyruvate hydrolase family protein, whose protein sequence is MVGNFLQNVFARCPHVSSRVEGMGFSAGRNFPTAGLFDGRMRASMEATGLGYAKEVGAGSKGAG, encoded by the coding sequence ATAGTTGGAAATTTTCTTCAAAATGTCTTCGCCCGATGCCCTCATGTTTCTTCAAGAGTTGAAGGAATGGGGTTTTCAGCGGGCCGGAACTTTCCGACGGCCGGGCTGTTCGACGGCAGGATGCGGGCCAGCATGGAGGCGACCGGACTAGGCTACGCGAAAGAGGTGGGGGCCGGCTCCAAGGGGGCCGGATAG
- a CDS encoding TrmH family RNA methyltransferase codes for MPPTIPITDPDDPRIAAYRHVREPDLVYRTGRFIAEGEVVLRILLTASRHGAESLLIADKRLAALAPLLARVPEDVPIYVAGQKVLDTVAGFPLHRGILALGRRAPMPSAEELLAGLGPRALVAALIGIGNHDNVGGIFRNAAAFGADAVILDAESCDPLYRKAIRVSVGASLMVPFARLGRGTDVVALLAGQGFEPVAFSPAGNIPLARLARPPRSAILLGAEGPGLPAEMLARARTVRIPIADGFDSLNVATASGIVLHHLADLAQEE; via the coding sequence GTGCCGCCAACCATCCCCATAACCGATCCTGACGACCCCCGCATTGCCGCCTACCGCCACGTGCGCGAGCCCGATCTGGTATACCGGACCGGCCGGTTCATAGCCGAGGGCGAGGTGGTGCTGCGCATCCTGCTGACCGCGAGCCGGCATGGTGCCGAATCCCTGCTGATTGCCGACAAGCGGCTGGCCGCGCTGGCGCCGCTGCTGGCCCGCGTGCCCGAAGACGTTCCGATTTATGTCGCCGGCCAGAAGGTGCTCGACACCGTCGCCGGCTTTCCCCTTCATCGCGGCATCCTGGCTCTCGGCCGCCGGGCGCCGATGCCGTCGGCGGAGGAGCTGTTGGCGGGGCTGGGGCCGCGAGCGTTGGTGGCGGCTCTGATCGGCATCGGCAATCATGACAATGTCGGCGGCATCTTCCGCAATGCCGCCGCCTTCGGGGCAGACGCGGTAATCCTTGATGCCGAAAGCTGCGATCCGCTGTATCGGAAAGCGATCCGCGTTTCCGTTGGGGCCAGCCTGATGGTTCCCTTCGCCCGCCTGGGGCGCGGCACGGATGTTGTCGCCCTGCTGGCCGGGCAGGGTTTCGAGCCGGTGGCGTTCAGCCCGGCGGGAAACATCCCGCTGGCCCGACTAGCCCGTCCGCCCCGGAGCGCCATCTTGCTGGGCGCCGAAGGGCCGGGCTTGCCCGCTGAAATGCTGGCTCGGGCCCGGACGGTCCGTATCCCGATAGCCGACGGCTTCGACTCCCTCAACGTCGCCACTGCCAGCGGCATCGTCCTTCACCATCTGGCCGATTTGGCGCAGGAGGAATGA
- a CDS encoding CBASS cGAMP-activated phospholipase — MFTDRRANSLGTRRRKQPWPADRPFKILSLDGGGIRGAYTAELMRLCEEHFGKPAASVFDMIAGTSTGGIIALGLGLGISAAEIYEFYRDDGRKIFPPLPSRKLAFFWRWVRSVYSPCLKHEELESALQRRFGEHLLGESTCRLVVPAFMMPETEIAVFKTDHHEDFLNDHATPMWKVARATSAAPTYLRGLEHEESGRIFLDGGVWANNPAMVALVDALTDYEISPDQVEILSIGTGNAPFSLNRDDVMSGLFAWREAIKAAMFLTTDNATAQAKLLLGPEHCLRIEPTRDDAAIEMDDYDAAFASLPKLAAMHFASYQADIAPFYEQVVAQRERHRTKAPDRD, encoded by the coding sequence ATGTTCACTGACCGTCGCGCCAATAGCTTGGGCACGCGTCGGCGTAAGCAGCCCTGGCCCGCCGATCGGCCATTTAAAATCCTATCGCTCGACGGCGGAGGTATTAGAGGCGCGTATACCGCTGAATTGATGCGCCTTTGCGAGGAGCATTTCGGCAAGCCAGCCGCGTCGGTTTTCGACATGATCGCCGGCACTTCGACCGGCGGAATCATCGCACTGGGGCTTGGTCTTGGCATATCCGCTGCCGAAATCTACGAATTCTACCGCGATGACGGGCGGAAGATATTTCCGCCGTTGCCAAGCCGAAAACTCGCGTTCTTTTGGAGATGGGTGCGCTCTGTGTATAGCCCTTGCCTCAAACATGAGGAACTGGAGAGCGCCCTCCAGCGGCGTTTTGGGGAGCATCTTCTGGGCGAGTCGACTTGTCGTCTCGTAGTTCCCGCCTTCATGATGCCAGAGACCGAGATCGCCGTTTTTAAAACCGACCATCATGAGGATTTCCTCAACGACCACGCCACACCGATGTGGAAAGTAGCGCGCGCCACTTCGGCGGCCCCGACTTATCTCAGAGGTCTGGAACATGAGGAAAGTGGCCGCATATTCCTCGACGGCGGAGTCTGGGCCAACAATCCGGCTATGGTTGCGTTGGTTGACGCGCTGACGGACTACGAAATCAGCCCAGACCAAGTGGAAATTTTGAGTATTGGCACGGGCAACGCACCTTTTTCCCTCAACAGGGACGACGTTATGAGCGGCTTGTTCGCTTGGCGCGAAGCCATCAAGGCTGCGATGTTCCTGACGACCGACAATGCGACCGCGCAGGCCAAGCTGCTGCTCGGTCCCGAGCACTGTTTACGGATAGAGCCGACACGGGACGACGCCGCGATCGAGATGGACGATTACGATGCGGCGTTTGCCTCTCTTCCGAAGCTGGCCGCTATGCATTTTGCTTCCTACCAAGCCGACATTGCGCCGTTCTATGAGCAAGTCGTCGCGCAACGCGAACGGCACCGCACCAAGGCGCCAGACCGGGACTAA
- a CDS encoding nucleotidyltransferase domain-containing protein: protein MNNLDPFQQTNTLDEVLLDIAALIELSPRDRRVAENRYRLLKQHVERKASPLAPYLVDGVSLIYAQGSIATSTTIVSGTDDDRFDVDAIIEIDVPAHWNNDQALDLLEESLQGFPGVENIERCTRCVQLQFPFMHMDVAIMDRRARIAVERAGDIFHSPDTGESKRVPSNPWGFTAWFRGKVGVGQESFAEVLSLHRAAAGRDRLSVLDENEGLVIAAEAQQVDLPPMIPSAVDTQEAVALKLLKRFLNLRYEDLPEKRPPSIYLTKRAGDVGYVRQGLTTQLYALADSTAKIMRNHIASGTRPHELNPSYHPDLINDRWPAAGTVGVKDMKVFAEQLEYLTARLGEMANARLDVMAKVIDELFGERVGKEQRAVMVARYDRRREPNRLFAAPRSGAIAAPAIVAAPQTYHEVPIHNFHSMILSRWRK from the coding sequence ATGAATAACCTTGATCCTTTCCAGCAGACAAATACCCTCGATGAAGTGCTTCTTGATATCGCGGCGCTGATCGAATTGAGCCCCCGTGACCGTCGTGTCGCGGAAAACCGTTACCGCCTTCTCAAACAACACGTCGAACGCAAGGCCAGCCCTCTCGCACCGTATCTCGTGGATGGAGTCAGCCTGATCTACGCGCAGGGTTCGATTGCCACGAGCACGACGATCGTCAGCGGCACCGACGACGATCGCTTTGATGTCGACGCAATCATTGAGATCGATGTGCCGGCGCATTGGAATAACGACCAGGCGCTTGATCTTCTTGAAGAGTCTCTGCAGGGCTTTCCAGGCGTCGAGAATATCGAACGTTGTACGCGCTGCGTCCAACTTCAGTTCCCGTTCATGCACATGGACGTCGCCATTATGGACCGCCGCGCTCGGATCGCCGTTGAACGAGCCGGCGATATTTTCCATTCCCCAGATACCGGGGAGTCTAAGCGCGTGCCATCCAATCCCTGGGGGTTCACGGCTTGGTTCCGGGGTAAGGTCGGTGTCGGGCAGGAATCTTTTGCGGAAGTCCTCAGCCTTCACCGCGCGGCGGCGGGACGGGACCGGCTGTCGGTGCTTGATGAAAATGAAGGCCTCGTTATCGCTGCCGAGGCGCAGCAGGTAGATCTTCCCCCGATGATCCCCAGCGCGGTCGACACGCAAGAGGCCGTCGCGCTCAAGCTTCTCAAGCGTTTCCTTAATTTGCGCTATGAGGACCTTCCGGAGAAGCGGCCGCCTTCGATCTATCTGACTAAGAGGGCTGGAGATGTCGGTTACGTCCGCCAGGGCCTAACGACGCAACTCTACGCACTCGCGGATTCAACGGCGAAGATCATGCGCAACCATATCGCGTCAGGTACGCGCCCCCACGAGTTGAACCCCTCTTACCATCCGGACCTCATCAATGACCGTTGGCCGGCTGCCGGCACGGTGGGCGTCAAGGACATGAAGGTGTTCGCGGAGCAGCTTGAATATTTAACCGCTCGCCTCGGTGAGATGGCAAACGCGCGGCTTGACGTAATGGCCAAGGTCATCGACGAATTGTTCGGTGAGCGCGTCGGGAAGGAACAGCGCGCCGTGATGGTCGCCCGATACGACCGGCGTCGGGAGCCGAACCGGCTGTTTGCCGCGCCGCGGAGCGGCGCCATCGCCGCACCGGCTATCGTGGCGGCGCCGCAGACGTACCACGAAGTTCCAATCCATAATTTTCACTCCATGATCCTTTCTCGGTGGCGAAAATGA
- a CDS encoding helix-turn-helix domain-containing protein — translation MTTALGEKIQKLRKEKGLTLEQLADLADSSKSYIWELENKNPPRPSAEKLSKIATQLGVTMEYLLDQEERVTETDATDEMFFRKYRQMDPDVKKRIRKMVDIWEEE, via the coding sequence ATGACGACGGCACTCGGGGAAAAGATCCAGAAGCTGCGGAAGGAGAAAGGGCTCACGCTGGAGCAGCTCGCCGATCTGGCCGACTCCAGCAAAAGCTACATCTGGGAGCTGGAGAACAAGAACCCACCCCGTCCTTCGGCGGAGAAATTATCGAAGATCGCCACGCAGCTTGGCGTGACCATGGAGTATTTGCTCGACCAGGAGGAACGGGTTACCGAAACCGATGCGACCGATGAAATGTTTTTCCGGAAGTACCGGCAGATGGATCCTGACGTGAAAAAGAGGATCCGCAAGATGGTTGACATCTGGGAGGAAGAATGA
- a CDS encoding ImmA/IrrE family metallo-endopeptidase, translating into MTETLSPTRWANDISIILRTVLGAERIPVNIQVVAKEISQIKFPDDPITVVRGDVLPGFEGSLSPAPPGKVGWGIFYNNGFTSKGRINFTLGHEFGHYLLHRKAYPKGFQCSNEDMASWESEYAQIEQQANVFAANLLMPLDDFREQIGVRLRPSLDDLGSCGDRYQVSLIAAILRWLQYTERRSVLVVSRDGFILWARSSSAAMKTGLLYRTRNRPPVEIPPLSLAAQKNSVIGHAGEAEHDSGVWRNEPCKEFVLYSDQYDFTISLLHFDDALPYWEARAKADLL; encoded by the coding sequence ATGACGGAAACGCTGTCGCCAACGCGATGGGCCAACGATATCTCCATTATCTTGCGGACGGTACTCGGCGCTGAACGCATTCCCGTCAACATCCAGGTGGTGGCCAAAGAGATCTCACAGATCAAGTTTCCGGACGACCCGATCACGGTAGTCCGCGGTGACGTATTGCCAGGCTTTGAAGGTTCTCTGTCGCCGGCACCACCAGGGAAGGTCGGGTGGGGCATTTTTTACAACAATGGTTTTACCTCGAAGGGGCGGATCAATTTCACCCTAGGCCATGAATTCGGCCACTACCTGTTGCACAGGAAAGCCTACCCGAAAGGCTTCCAGTGCAGCAACGAGGACATGGCAAGCTGGGAATCGGAATATGCTCAGATCGAACAACAGGCCAACGTCTTTGCCGCCAATCTCCTTATGCCTCTCGATGATTTCCGGGAGCAGATCGGCGTCAGGTTGAGACCAAGCCTGGATGATCTTGGGAGCTGTGGGGATCGGTATCAGGTATCCCTCATTGCTGCCATACTTCGGTGGCTTCAGTACACGGAGAGGAGATCGGTTCTTGTAGTCTCCAGAGACGGGTTCATTCTTTGGGCTCGTTCCAGTTCCGCCGCCATGAAAACCGGGCTGCTCTATAGGACGAGGAACCGACCGCCCGTTGAAATCCCCCCGCTATCATTGGCGGCGCAAAAGAACTCCGTGATAGGCCACGCGGGAGAGGCCGAACACGATTCCGGCGTCTGGCGGAACGAGCCTTGCAAGGAATTTGTGCTCTATTCGGATCAGTACGATTTTACGATTTCACTTCTGCATTTCGATGATGCGCTTCCCTATTGGGAGGCCCGGGCCAAAGCAGATCTGTTGTAG
- a CDS encoding UvrD-helicase domain-containing protein, whose product MIGDNKLVIAAAGSGKTTYLVEEAVKINDERVLIATYTESNEAEIRQKFFDLVGHVPANVVIMTWFSFLITHGVKPFQGGLFEFPVSGMVLVTTQSGLKFLNCQGRHPVFWSENDVDKHYFDPFRRVYSDKLPKLAIRCNEKSDGAVIDRISRIFPHVFIDEVQDLAGYDLDILAALARSSVRLLMVGDPRQVTYLTHHEQRYKKYADGGIADFLRNELPKKVTVDIDETTLNRSHRNSAVICAVSSRLFPALPASLPCECVQCRNGSAAGTSAFILQMADYAQYIATVGPMQLRDKITSPGVDDRSPAMNFGESKGRGFDHVVILPTDPMRRWLSNPATDLKPQSRAKFYVALTRARHSVAIAMDWGAAPLPAGFSLYKRAATV is encoded by the coding sequence GTGATCGGCGATAACAAACTCGTCATCGCCGCCGCCGGCTCGGGCAAGACCACCTACCTCGTCGAGGAGGCTGTGAAGATCAACGACGAGCGAGTGCTGATCGCGACCTATACGGAGTCAAACGAAGCCGAGATTCGCCAGAAGTTCTTTGATCTGGTCGGCCATGTGCCAGCGAACGTGGTGATTATGACGTGGTTCAGCTTCCTGATCACCCACGGCGTCAAGCCGTTTCAGGGCGGCCTATTCGAGTTCCCGGTCTCAGGCATGGTGCTGGTCACGACACAGTCTGGCCTGAAGTTCCTGAACTGCCAAGGTCGTCACCCCGTCTTCTGGTCCGAGAATGACGTCGATAAGCACTATTTCGACCCGTTTCGGCGGGTCTATTCCGACAAGCTTCCCAAGCTGGCGATTCGCTGCAACGAAAAGAGCGACGGCGCCGTGATCGACCGGATCAGCCGCATCTTCCCGCACGTCTTCATAGACGAGGTACAGGATCTGGCGGGCTACGATCTCGACATCCTGGCGGCGCTCGCCCGCAGCTCCGTTCGCCTGCTCATGGTCGGCGATCCGCGACAGGTGACCTACCTTACGCACCATGAGCAGCGCTACAAGAAGTACGCCGATGGTGGCATCGCTGACTTCTTGCGCAATGAGCTTCCCAAAAAGGTGACGGTCGACATCGACGAGACAACCTTGAACCGGTCGCACCGCAACAGCGCAGTCATTTGCGCAGTGTCATCGCGACTGTTCCCGGCCCTGCCCGCCAGTCTGCCCTGTGAATGTGTCCAGTGTCGCAATGGATCGGCGGCGGGGACTAGCGCCTTTATCCTTCAGATGGCCGACTACGCCCAATATATAGCGACGGTCGGGCCGATGCAGCTACGCGACAAAATCACCAGCCCCGGCGTAGATGACCGATCACCCGCCATGAACTTTGGGGAGTCAAAGGGTCGAGGCTTCGACCATGTAGTCATCCTGCCCACCGATCCCATGCGAAGGTGGCTCTCCAACCCCGCGACTGACCTGAAGCCCCAGAGCCGGGCGAAGTTCTACGTTGCCCTGACGCGCGCTCGCCACAGCGTGGCGATTGCGATGGATTGGGGGGCCGCGCCGCTGCCCGCGGGATTCTCGCTCTACAAGCGTGCGGCGACGGTGTGA
- a CDS encoding ATP-dependent nuclease, with product MKIGKVKITNFKCYEETFTLALNDGLNVIVGANESGKTTILEAIHLALTGMLHGRLLKSDLTSYLFNLAAQNKYVQSLDTASPLPPPAITIELFFSGASNELAELEGDGNSEKVKGSGVVYKIEFDEENYKGPYEELVKAGALSAIPVEYYTTTMRSFARKGITARNIPIKSALIDSSSTRLQNGSDVYVSRIIRDVLEEKERAAISQAHRKLKEAFVADPNLKLINERITQAAKISQKAVSISVDLSSQTAWESSLMTYIDLIPFQYIGKGEQCVIKTKLALSAKKNAEAAAILMEEPENHLSHARLNGLIADLTDQHGQKQIIISTHSSFVANKLGLDHLIVLRDGEVARISELEASDFFKKLAGYDTLRLALAAKAILVEGDSDELVVQRAYRDANEGRLPIQDGIDVISVGTAFLRFLELANALKIPVAVVTDNDGDTAAVEKKYAAFKDSDTVRICFDSVVDTGLLMIKNKPFNYNTLEPKLLKVNDRATLNTILGTSAKTDDELRIHMRANKTESALAIFNSAAAITYPDYIQKAIAP from the coding sequence ATGAAGATTGGCAAGGTCAAGATCACTAACTTCAAGTGTTATGAGGAGACCTTCACCCTCGCCTTGAACGACGGCCTCAACGTGATCGTAGGTGCCAATGAGTCCGGGAAGACCACGATCCTGGAGGCGATTCATCTGGCGCTGACAGGAATGCTGCACGGCCGCCTGTTGAAAAGCGACCTTACGAGCTATCTCTTCAATCTGGCAGCTCAGAACAAATACGTGCAGAGCCTAGACACAGCATCCCCGCTCCCTCCACCAGCGATCACCATCGAGCTGTTCTTCTCGGGGGCCTCAAACGAACTGGCGGAGCTAGAGGGCGACGGAAACTCGGAGAAGGTCAAGGGCAGCGGCGTCGTCTACAAGATCGAGTTCGACGAGGAGAATTACAAAGGGCCGTATGAGGAGCTGGTGAAAGCCGGCGCGCTCAGCGCCATCCCGGTCGAGTACTACACCACGACCATGCGTTCGTTCGCGCGCAAGGGCATCACCGCCCGCAATATCCCCATAAAGTCCGCGCTGATCGATTCCTCCAGCACCCGGCTACAGAACGGGTCTGACGTCTACGTCTCCCGGATCATCCGCGACGTGCTAGAAGAGAAGGAGCGCGCGGCCATTTCCCAGGCCCACCGAAAGCTCAAGGAGGCTTTCGTGGCGGACCCGAACCTCAAGCTAATCAACGAGCGGATCACCCAGGCCGCCAAGATCAGCCAGAAAGCGGTCAGCATCTCAGTTGATCTGTCGTCCCAAACCGCCTGGGAAAGCAGCCTGATGACCTATATCGACCTTATCCCCTTCCAATACATCGGCAAGGGAGAACAGTGTGTGATCAAGACCAAACTGGCCCTCAGCGCCAAGAAGAACGCCGAGGCGGCGGCGATTCTGATGGAGGAGCCGGAGAACCACTTGTCGCACGCGCGGCTGAACGGGTTGATCGCCGACCTTACCGACCAGCACGGGCAAAAGCAGATCATCATTTCGACGCACAGCAGCTTCGTGGCCAATAAGCTCGGCCTCGACCACCTGATCGTACTGCGTGACGGTGAGGTGGCGCGCATCTCGGAACTGGAAGCCAGCGACTTCTTTAAGAAGCTGGCGGGTTACGACACTCTGCGCTTGGCGCTCGCCGCCAAGGCAATCCTTGTGGAGGGCGATTCCGACGAGCTGGTCGTTCAGCGCGCCTATAGGGATGCCAACGAGGGCAGACTTCCCATCCAAGACGGCATTGACGTCATCTCCGTAGGCACGGCCTTCCTGCGCTTCCTTGAACTAGCCAACGCCCTGAAAATCCCGGTCGCCGTAGTCACCGACAATGATGGCGACACCGCCGCCGTCGAAAAAAAGTACGCGGCCTTCAAGGACTCCGACACCGTAAGAATCTGTTTTGATTCCGTCGTGGACACCGGGCTCCTGATGATCAAGAACAAGCCCTTCAACTACAATACGCTGGAGCCAAAGCTCCTTAAGGTGAACGACCGCGCGACCCTGAACACCATCCTCGGGACGTCGGCAAAGACAGACGACGAACTTCGCATTCACATGCGCGCCAACAAGACCGAAAGCGCCTTAGCCATCTTCAATTCTGCGGCCGCGATCACCTATCCTGATTACATCCAAAAGGCCATTGCACCGTGA
- a CDS encoding DUF2779 domain-containing protein, translating into MLTKSDLQSFLQCSRKLWLERHRPELIPVGNSSSHRREFDGNIVGEKARLQLGAEFIWPASQGTRESAAEEAKRLLDASPDRPAAEVPMLEGGVYARADALVPIGPGYALRETKASSFPLKGDKVTPASPKEHHLEDIAIQAWVMTQEGIPLARAELNLLNNQWRYPGGDDYGGLFRQLDVTAQIAPLMDHVPQWRDEAEGVVAADDMPVLTTGRQCSEPYKCPFDVFCAELDPAGPEHPIELLPDAAGKSLARKLKEAKGYVSILEPAPEELTGKQADLYRRIQEAHRTGKGILVPGSTERMAELPYPRYFFDFEGIDLPVPRWPGTRPYEQIAFQWSCHIERVLGEFEHAEFLDLSGNDPSLACIQRMMETIDPDDGGPILVYHATYEKGRLAELADRHPKFAPVLQTYIDRAVDLLPLVKEFFYHPAMHGSFSIKKVLPVVAPDLDYEELDEVQEGTGAQVAYIEAALNPNTSPERRAEIEQKLKTYCCQDTWAMVEVAYFLAQAGRPVRPNEM; encoded by the coding sequence ATGCTTACCAAATCGGACCTCCAGTCATTTCTGCAGTGTTCCAGGAAACTCTGGCTCGAGCGTCATCGGCCGGAACTGATCCCGGTCGGCAACTCATCATCCCATCGACGCGAGTTCGACGGCAACATTGTCGGTGAGAAAGCGCGCCTCCAGCTGGGGGCAGAGTTCATCTGGCCGGCCTCTCAGGGGACCCGAGAATCCGCGGCAGAGGAAGCGAAGAGACTGCTCGACGCCTCTCCCGACCGCCCCGCTGCCGAGGTGCCGATGTTGGAGGGAGGTGTCTATGCGAGAGCGGACGCGCTGGTACCGATTGGCCCTGGCTACGCCCTCAGGGAAACGAAGGCTTCCAGCTTTCCACTCAAGGGCGACAAGGTCACACCGGCCTCCCCAAAAGAACACCACCTCGAAGATATAGCCATCCAGGCATGGGTAATGACACAGGAGGGTATCCCCCTGGCCCGTGCCGAACTCAATCTCCTGAACAATCAGTGGCGATATCCAGGTGGAGATGACTATGGCGGACTGTTCCGTCAACTTGACGTTACCGCGCAAATTGCTCCCCTGATGGATCACGTACCCCAGTGGCGTGACGAAGCCGAAGGGGTGGTGGCGGCCGACGACATGCCGGTACTGACCACAGGAAGACAGTGTTCCGAGCCCTATAAATGCCCTTTCGATGTGTTTTGTGCTGAACTCGATCCAGCGGGCCCCGAACATCCGATCGAACTTCTCCCAGATGCCGCTGGCAAGAGCCTCGCTCGCAAACTCAAGGAGGCAAAAGGCTACGTCTCGATCCTTGAGCCCGCCCCAGAGGAGTTGACTGGAAAGCAAGCTGATCTATATCGCCGCATCCAGGAGGCCCACCGAACCGGAAAGGGCATTCTGGTCCCCGGCAGCACCGAACGCATGGCCGAACTTCCTTACCCGCGCTATTTCTTCGATTTCGAGGGGATCGATTTGCCTGTCCCTCGGTGGCCGGGAACACGGCCGTACGAGCAAATCGCCTTCCAATGGTCCTGCCATATCGAACGCGTCCTCGGGGAATTTGAGCACGCCGAATTTCTGGACCTTTCCGGAAACGATCCGTCTCTGGCCTGTATCCAACGCATGATGGAGACAATCGACCCCGATGATGGGGGGCCGATCCTGGTGTATCACGCGACCTATGAAAAAGGTCGCCTTGCGGAGCTTGCCGATCGCCACCCCAAGTTTGCGCCCGTGCTTCAGACCTACATCGATCGGGCGGTCGATCTCCTCCCCTTGGTGAAGGAGTTCTTCTACCATCCAGCCATGCACGGTTCATTCTCGATCAAGAAGGTCCTGCCCGTCGTAGCACCTGACCTAGACTACGAGGAGTTGGACGAAGTTCAGGAAGGAACCGGTGCTCAAGTCGCCTATATCGAGGCGGCGCTCAACCCGAATACATCGCCCGAAAGGCGCGCCGAGATCGAACAGAAGCTCAAGACTTACTGCTGCCAAGACACGTGGGCGATGGTGGAGGTAGCGTACTTCCTTGCTCAAGCCGGGCGACCTGTTCGACCTAACGAAATGTGA